From Echinicola soli, a single genomic window includes:
- the thrC gene encoding threonine synthase produces the protein MKFYSTNNKSHKVSLKEAVIKGLAPDQGLYMPEQIPPLSADFIAQLPNLSFQEIGYEVIGALFGEDLSSDHIKELVNHTLTFDAPLVKVEDGVYTLELFHGPTLAFKDFGARFCSKLMNLLVSNEKVRVLVATSGDTGSAVANGFYKVPNVEVIILYPSGKVSTLQEKQFTTLGENITALEVDGVFDDCQQMVKQAFLDKDLNARMLLTSANSINIARWIPQCLYYFYAYSRLPKGQGKVVFSVPSGNFGNIAAGMLAERMGLPIDHFVAATNVNKIVPDFLKGVPFRPRPSLQTISNSMDVGNPSNFYRLLDLYGDESNLKERVKGYFFDDATTREAMAEVKAATGYLMEPHGAVAYLGLKTFREEHGGYTGVFLETAHPGKFGDVVEAVHQQKVELPERLAAFFKGQKKSQLIANDYEEFKDYLLSK, from the coding sequence ATGAAATTCTACAGTACAAATAATAAAAGCCACAAGGTTTCCCTAAAAGAAGCGGTCATCAAAGGTCTGGCGCCTGATCAAGGGCTATATATGCCAGAGCAGATTCCACCATTGTCTGCTGATTTTATTGCTCAATTGCCCAATCTTTCCTTTCAGGAGATTGGCTATGAGGTGATAGGTGCCTTGTTTGGTGAAGACCTTAGCAGTGATCATATCAAGGAACTGGTCAATCACACATTGACATTTGATGCTCCCTTGGTAAAGGTAGAGGATGGCGTTTATACATTGGAGCTGTTTCATGGGCCTACCCTGGCTTTTAAGGATTTTGGAGCGCGTTTTTGTTCCAAATTGATGAACCTTTTGGTAAGCAATGAAAAGGTGAGGGTATTGGTAGCGACTTCAGGTGACACTGGAAGTGCCGTGGCCAATGGTTTTTACAAAGTGCCGAATGTCGAGGTGATTATTTTGTACCCCTCGGGCAAAGTAAGTACGCTTCAGGAGAAACAGTTTACGACCTTGGGAGAGAATATCACGGCCCTTGAGGTGGACGGAGTTTTTGATGACTGTCAGCAAATGGTAAAACAGGCCTTTCTGGACAAGGACTTGAATGCAAGAATGCTGCTGACATCTGCCAATTCCATTAATATTGCCCGATGGATCCCGCAGTGCCTGTATTATTTCTATGCGTATAGCAGATTGCCGAAGGGACAGGGGAAGGTGGTTTTTTCGGTACCTAGTGGAAATTTTGGAAACATTGCTGCAGGAATGCTTGCTGAGCGAATGGGCTTGCCGATCGACCATTTTGTGGCAGCTACCAATGTCAATAAAATCGTTCCGGATTTTCTAAAAGGCGTTCCTTTCCGGCCAAGACCATCCTTGCAAACCATCAGCAACAGCATGGATGTGGGCAATCCCAGTAATTTTTACCGTTTGCTGGACCTGTATGGCGATGAGTCCAACCTCAAAGAACGGGTAAAAGGATACTTCTTTGATGATGCCACGACCAGAGAGGCCATGGCTGAGGTAAAAGCAGCTACGGGCTATTTGATGGAGCCACATGGTGCAGTGGCATATTTGGGATTGAAGACATTCCGGGAAGAGCATGGAGGTTATACCGGCGTGTTTTTGGAGACAGCCCATCCTGGTAAGTTTGGGGATGTCGTGGAAGCCGTGCATCAGCAAAAGGTGGAACTGCCCGAGCGCTTGGCCGCATTCTTTAAAGGCCAGAAAAAGTCCCAACTCATAGCCAATGATTATGAGGAGTTTAAAGACTATTTGCTGTCAAAGTAG
- a CDS encoding M56 family metallopeptidase, with protein MDFINDFIHESYLQAIGWTLIHSIWQVVLVSLLLWAGLRSIPHKASNIRYWAGLGAMLMIAVASGITFSMVLETPSPTGATASISMSIADTKNLQVATPRYEITAHTSPTDSSVLDQTWLPGLEHYLPALVNLWLLGALFYIFKLSGGLLDLRSLNKKHRQSVPDPLIKKVNGMIAAMGFYRGVKVLKSELIHVPVTYGFLKPVILIPAGLLFCTPPRQLEAIIAHELAHIKRYDYLVNILQRTMEVFFFFHPCFWWINEMIDTDREHACDDLVLSLGYSPGELARGLAEVAEQAQTATPEMALAATGNQHSFLNRIKRILGKEQNKEKISPLITLTMLISLMVSASLVMGAIPAKENIFSDNYLLTKIEHKSTYKKVSLPCQVIEPCNEAENTPEIVKNTTKTYAYHYAYGTDTTPAPKAKAHKNTPAPVDDPMPVLELSPMPDMDFEVPPVPAVPPFEGMNFVPPMPAFQLDITEEAMELANLSIKLSQLDGEDSEEAQQKRKVLQAQLEEVQDKMEAKTEIYEEKMKEWEAQHESKMEEWEAKMEAWSKEMEAKQSEWETAYEPKMEEYEQKIEAWEKASEPKIKEFEAKMEAWQERQLERQEKLKQQQQE; from the coding sequence ATGGACTTCATCAACGACTTTATCCATGAATCCTACCTGCAAGCCATAGGCTGGACACTGATCCACTCCATATGGCAGGTTGTCCTTGTCAGCCTGTTGCTCTGGGCCGGCCTCAGGTCAATCCCTCATAAAGCCTCCAATATTCGCTATTGGGCAGGACTGGGAGCCATGCTGATGATCGCTGTGGCAAGTGGGATCACCTTTTCCATGGTTTTGGAAACACCCTCTCCTACAGGAGCTACAGCATCCATAAGCATGTCAATCGCAGACACCAAAAACCTGCAGGTGGCCACTCCCAGGTATGAGATAACCGCTCATACCTCCCCCACCGATAGCAGCGTTCTTGACCAAACTTGGTTACCAGGACTGGAGCATTATTTGCCTGCCTTGGTAAATCTGTGGCTGTTGGGAGCTTTGTTCTATATTTTCAAGCTGTCAGGAGGTCTACTTGACTTAAGAAGCCTGAATAAGAAACACCGTCAATCAGTGCCTGACCCGTTGATCAAAAAAGTTAACGGGATGATTGCCGCAATGGGATTCTACAGAGGAGTTAAGGTACTAAAAAGCGAACTCATCCATGTCCCGGTGACCTATGGATTTTTGAAACCTGTCATCCTTATCCCGGCGGGTCTCCTCTTCTGCACCCCTCCGCGTCAGCTGGAGGCCATCATCGCCCATGAGCTTGCCCATATCAAACGGTACGATTATCTCGTCAACATACTCCAGCGCACCATGGAAGTGTTTTTCTTTTTCCATCCATGTTTTTGGTGGATCAATGAAATGATTGATACAGATCGCGAACATGCTTGCGATGACTTGGTACTTTCACTGGGATATTCTCCCGGAGAACTGGCACGCGGTTTAGCCGAGGTGGCAGAACAAGCACAAACCGCTACTCCAGAGATGGCCCTGGCCGCCACTGGAAACCAGCATTCCTTTCTCAACAGGATCAAGCGAATCTTGGGAAAAGAACAAAACAAGGAAAAAATCTCACCCTTAATTACATTGACCATGCTAATCTCACTAATGGTAAGTGCCTCCCTGGTAATGGGAGCCATCCCTGCTAAAGAAAATATATTTTCGGACAATTATTTACTCACCAAAATCGAGCATAAATCCACCTATAAAAAGGTATCCCTACCTTGCCAAGTAATAGAACCGTGCAATGAGGCAGAAAACACCCCTGAAATAGTTAAAAACACAACTAAGACCTACGCCTACCATTATGCTTACGGCACAGACACCACGCCGGCACCAAAGGCTAAAGCACATAAAAACACACCAGCTCCTGTAGATGATCCGATGCCTGTACTGGAGCTAAGCCCCATGCCCGATATGGATTTTGAGGTTCCCCCTGTTCCTGCTGTGCCACCATTTGAAGGCATGAACTTCGTGCCTCCCATGCCGGCATTCCAGCTGGACATTACAGAAGAAGCCATGGAACTGGCCAACCTGTCCATCAAACTTAGCCAGCTTGATGGAGAAGATTCGGAGGAAGCTCAGCAGAAACGCAAAGTTCTACAGGCCCAGCTAGAAGAGGTTCAGGATAAAATGGAAGCCAAAACTGAAATCTACGAGGAAAAGATGAAGGAATGGGAAGCACAACATGAATCCAAAATGGAGGAATGGGAAGCCAAAATGGAAGCTTGGAGCAAAGAAATGGAAGCCAAACAAAGCGAATGGGAAACCGCCTATGAGCCCAAAATGGAAGAATACGAGCAAAAAATAGAAGCTTGGGAAAAAGCAAGCGAGCCCAAGATCAAAGAATTCGAAGCCAAAATGGAAGCCTGGCAAGAGCGACAACTGGAGCGACAGGAAAAGCTGAAGCAACAGCAACAAGAGTAA
- a CDS encoding NRDE family protein, giving the protein MCLITFNWQGHHRYRLILVASRDEFFGRPTERLHQWESGIYAGKDLKGGGAWMGAHPVGKFAALTNFRDFRNVKENPISRGKLVTGFLEGRQSPEEYLADVEKYKDQYDGFNLLVAEQDDFYYYSNYAERARKIPIGIHGLSNGLLDEPWKKVVDAKSRMKAFLEKDELSLETLVGLHLSTEEDKLGNLPDTGIEPAVEQSLSAAFIRDIQGYGTVSVTAMLWSYDGEVNVLEKQVRRNGVFAGEEMVSFTME; this is encoded by the coding sequence ATGTGTTTGATTACGTTTAACTGGCAAGGCCACCACCGCTATCGGTTGATATTGGTGGCAAGTAGAGATGAGTTTTTTGGGCGCCCAACGGAACGATTGCATCAGTGGGAAAGCGGCATATATGCAGGAAAAGACCTGAAAGGGGGTGGCGCCTGGATGGGGGCACATCCCGTCGGAAAGTTCGCTGCATTGACCAATTTTAGGGATTTCAGGAATGTAAAGGAAAATCCCATCAGCAGGGGCAAGTTGGTGACTGGATTCCTGGAGGGCAGGCAGTCTCCGGAGGAGTACCTTGCAGACGTGGAGAAATACAAGGATCAATATGACGGCTTTAATCTGTTGGTGGCAGAGCAGGATGATTTTTACTATTATTCTAATTATGCCGAGCGCGCCAGGAAAATCCCCATAGGTATTCATGGCTTGAGCAACGGTCTACTGGATGAACCGTGGAAGAAGGTGGTAGATGCTAAATCAAGAATGAAAGCGTTTCTGGAAAAGGATGAACTTTCATTGGAAACGTTGGTGGGTTTGCACCTGTCTACCGAGGAAGACAAGCTTGGTAATTTGCCCGATACAGGAATTGAGCCAGCAGTGGAGCAATCCCTTTCAGCGGCATTTATCCGGGATATCCAAGGCTATGGAACGGTAAGTGTCACGGCAATGCTCTGGAGCTATGATGGAGAGGTAAATGTCCTGGAGAAGCAGGTGAGGAGGAATGGTGTTTTTGCAGGGGAGGAGATGGTTTCTTTTACTATGGAATGA
- a CDS encoding BlaI/MecI/CopY family transcriptional regulator, with protein MKYKPTDSELEILSILWERQQASVREIHEELSKTKETGYTTTLKIMQIMYAKKLLRRTEQGRSHIYMPAITESETQNSLLSSFMATTFGGSTKKLVMKALGQSNPSQEEIDEIRKLLNELENQQ; from the coding sequence ATGAAATACAAACCTACAGACTCGGAACTTGAGATTCTCTCCATCCTTTGGGAGCGCCAACAAGCAAGTGTTCGGGAAATTCACGAAGAGCTTTCAAAAACGAAAGAAACCGGCTACACTACTACACTGAAGATTATGCAGATCATGTATGCCAAAAAACTTCTCAGGAGAACAGAACAGGGCAGAAGTCATATCTATATGCCTGCCATCACGGAAAGTGAGACCCAAAATTCCCTGCTCAGCAGTTTTATGGCTACAACTTTTGGTGGCTCAACCAAGAAGCTCGTCATGAAGGCGCTTGGTCAAAGCAATCCTTCCCAGGAAGAAATCGATGAAATAAGAAAATTGCTCAATGAACTAGAAAACCAACAATAA
- the ade gene encoding adenine deaminase translates to MSTFSIKGQVVNIPERKISPAKVSVEDGKITSIIPINSAPDIFLMPGFIDAHVHVESSMLIPSEFARLAVVHGTVATVSDPHEIANVCGKDGVDYMIENGKKVNFNFYFGAPSCVPATPFETAGGEITASDIDELLSLKEVAYLAEMMNWPGVLNRDPAVMEKITIAAKHQKPVDGHAPGLMGDDAARYISAGISTDHECFTKEEALAKLQHGMKIIIREGSAAKNFDALIDLIDDHADSMMFCSDDKHPDNLVIGHVNQLATRAVGKGKDLFNVLKAACINPITHYRMEVGQLRPGDPADFIICKNLTDFKVAATYIKGEKVAENGQSLITSVPSSPINNFNTSLKKPEEFRIKASSPHARVIEAMDGQLITNERTEAVQVNDGFAEANIADDILKFTVVNRYQDAAPSMAFIKNFGLREGAIASSVGHDSHNILAVGTDDGSIAKAVNMIIREKGGISAVSTTESIVLPLPVAGIMSAEDGYEVAKAYTKIDRMAKKMGSKLDSPFMTLSFMALLVIPSLKLSDKGLFDGTTFQFTSPFFPEN, encoded by the coding sequence ATGAGTACTTTTTCTATTAAAGGCCAGGTAGTTAATATCCCAGAGCGAAAAATCTCACCTGCCAAGGTCTCCGTTGAAGACGGAAAAATCACCTCCATTATCCCTATCAACAGCGCTCCCGATATTTTCTTAATGCCCGGATTTATAGATGCCCATGTCCATGTGGAATCCTCCATGCTGATACCTTCTGAATTTGCGCGACTGGCGGTGGTCCACGGCACTGTAGCCACAGTCTCCGACCCTCATGAAATCGCAAATGTCTGTGGCAAAGATGGGGTGGATTATATGATAGAAAATGGTAAAAAAGTAAACTTCAACTTTTACTTTGGTGCTCCCTCTTGTGTTCCCGCTACCCCATTTGAAACAGCCGGTGGAGAAATCACGGCCAGTGACATCGATGAGCTCCTAAGCCTAAAGGAAGTCGCCTATCTTGCAGAAATGATGAATTGGCCCGGAGTGCTCAACCGGGATCCGGCGGTAATGGAAAAAATAACCATTGCAGCGAAACACCAAAAACCCGTCGATGGCCATGCGCCTGGCCTGATGGGAGACGATGCTGCAAGGTACATTTCAGCCGGCATCTCCACTGATCACGAATGCTTTACCAAAGAGGAAGCCCTGGCAAAACTCCAACATGGCATGAAAATCATCATTCGAGAAGGAAGTGCCGCTAAAAACTTCGATGCGCTGATTGATCTTATCGATGACCATGCAGATAGCATGATGTTTTGCTCCGATGATAAACATCCGGACAATTTGGTGATAGGCCATGTCAATCAGCTGGCTACAAGAGCGGTGGGCAAAGGAAAAGACTTGTTCAACGTACTTAAGGCAGCTTGTATTAATCCCATCACACACTATCGCATGGAGGTAGGCCAATTACGGCCTGGCGATCCTGCAGACTTTATCATCTGCAAAAACCTGACGGACTTTAAAGTGGCCGCCACTTATATTAAGGGAGAAAAGGTAGCCGAAAATGGGCAGTCCCTCATCACTTCGGTACCTAGCAGCCCCATTAACAATTTCAATACTTCCCTAAAAAAACCAGAAGAATTCAGGATCAAAGCCTCCTCTCCCCATGCCAGGGTCATTGAAGCCATGGACGGCCAATTAATCACTAACGAACGTACTGAAGCTGTTCAGGTAAATGATGGTTTTGCCGAAGCCAATATAGCCGATGATATTTTAAAATTCACCGTGGTCAACCGGTATCAAGATGCGGCTCCTTCAATGGCTTTTATCAAAAACTTTGGGCTCAGGGAAGGGGCTATCGCTTCCTCAGTAGGCCACGATTCGCACAACATCCTGGCCGTGGGCACGGACGATGGATCAATTGCAAAAGCCGTCAACATGATCATTAGGGAAAAAGGTGGCATTTCGGCTGTTTCTACTACCGAAAGCATCGTGCTGCCCTTGCCTGTTGCGGGCATCATGTCTGCAGAAGACGGGTATGAAGTGGCCAAAGCTTACACCAAAATAGACCGAATGGCAAAAAAAATGGGGTCCAAACTGGATTCCCCTTTTATGACCTTAAGTTTTATGGCATTACTGGTTATTCCATCCCTAAAATTAAGCGATAAAGGACTTTTTGACGGCACCACCTTCCAGTTTACTTCACCCTTTTTTCCTGAAAATTAA
- a CDS encoding homoserine kinase produces the protein MKKVTAFAPATVANVSCGFDILGFAVEEMGDKVTVSLADEPGVRVVKIEGDGGRLPFDVDKNTCGVALKAFSAAIDYKGGLEVELYKGLPLGSGMGSSAASSVAALEAANQLLGNPLDKKALLPFAMKAEGVACGAEHADNVAPSLLGGFVLIRSYHPLDVTKLHVPKGLYCTLVHPHLELNTADSRSVLRHQVPLKDAIIQSGNIAGLVAGLYQEDMGLISRSLQDVIAEPSRSVLIPCFDEIKTAIKEIGALGAGISGSGPTTFILAPSREIAEKASEICQEVFDKIGLEVDLYVSAVNTKGTYVINKA, from the coding sequence ATGAAAAAAGTAACTGCTTTTGCCCCCGCTACGGTGGCCAACGTTTCTTGTGGATTTGATATTTTGGGCTTTGCTGTAGAGGAAATGGGGGACAAGGTCACTGTTTCCTTGGCAGATGAGCCGGGAGTGCGTGTTGTTAAGATAGAAGGTGATGGCGGGAGGCTACCGTTTGATGTAGACAAAAATACTTGCGGAGTCGCCTTAAAGGCTTTTTCGGCCGCCATAGATTATAAAGGTGGATTGGAAGTAGAACTGTACAAGGGCTTGCCACTTGGTAGCGGTATGGGATCAAGTGCCGCCAGTTCTGTCGCCGCTTTGGAGGCCGCCAATCAATTACTAGGTAATCCGCTGGATAAAAAGGCTTTGCTGCCCTTTGCCATGAAGGCAGAAGGAGTAGCCTGTGGTGCAGAGCACGCCGATAATGTGGCCCCATCGCTGTTGGGAGGATTTGTGCTGATCAGGAGTTATCATCCCTTGGATGTGACCAAGCTTCACGTCCCAAAAGGCTTGTACTGCACCCTGGTGCATCCACATTTGGAGTTAAATACTGCGGATTCCAGGAGTGTACTGCGGCACCAGGTGCCACTAAAAGATGCTATTATCCAATCCGGAAATATTGCCGGGCTGGTAGCGGGACTTTATCAGGAAGATATGGGCCTGATCAGCAGGTCGCTACAGGACGTGATTGCCGAGCCTTCCAGGTCTGTTTTGATCCCTTGTTTTGATGAAATAAAAACTGCTATTAAGGAAATAGGAGCGTTAGGTGCAGGGATTTCAGGTTCCGGGCCTACGACCTTTATCCTTGCTCCCAGCAGGGAAATTGCCGAAAAGGCCAGTGAGATTTGCCAAGAAGTATTTGATAAAATAGGACTGGAAGTAGACCTGTATGTTTCAGCTGTAAACACCAAGGGGACCTACGTCATCAATAAAGCATAA
- the cmk gene encoding (d)CMP kinase — protein sequence MKKIVIAIDGFSGCGKSSTAKQVAKKLGYTYIDSGAMYRAATLHFINKFTELTNPKDIRRALDSLEIAFHQNEASDHQDTYLNGLNVEKKIRSMEVSEKVSEISKIKEVRHELVAQQQRLGKHKGVVMDGRDIGTVVFPGAELKVFMTADTKIRAERRQKELLERGELVELDKIIHNLEERDRIDSSRSESPLKKADDAVEIDTSLLDFEEQIDQITDLAKKKIEEN from the coding sequence ATGAAGAAAATTGTAATTGCCATTGATGGCTTTTCAGGCTGTGGTAAAAGTAGCACAGCCAAGCAAGTGGCCAAGAAATTAGGCTATACTTATATAGATTCTGGAGCCATGTATCGGGCAGCTACCCTGCATTTCATCAACAAGTTCACTGAACTGACTAACCCAAAAGATATCCGACGAGCGTTGGATAGTTTGGAGATTGCCTTTCATCAAAATGAGGCGAGCGATCACCAAGACACCTACCTGAACGGGCTGAATGTGGAGAAGAAAATCAGGAGTATGGAAGTTTCCGAAAAAGTCAGCGAGATAAGTAAGATCAAAGAAGTCCGACACGAACTGGTAGCACAGCAACAACGTTTGGGAAAGCACAAAGGAGTGGTGATGGACGGAAGGGATATTGGTACGGTGGTGTTTCCTGGGGCGGAATTAAAAGTGTTTATGACCGCAGATACCAAGATCAGGGCAGAAAGGAGGCAGAAGGAGCTGCTGGAAAGAGGCGAATTGGTCGAGCTGGATAAAATCATCCATAACCTTGAGGAAAGGGACAGGATAGATTCCAGCCGTTCAGAAAGCCCGCTCAAAAAAGCAGATGATGCTGTAGAAATCGATACAAGTTTATTGGATTTTGAAGAGCAGATTGATCAAATCACGGATTTGGCCAAGAAGAAAATTGAAGAAAACTAA
- a CDS encoding sensor histidine kinase, translating into METKIFNSAALIIVIYLKAMIVFNLILGHYLLSLILLVTSAIVLAFYLMGKSRQNFSWGINLLSLLGYPILAINFFNNAGIEGPTFYIFLMIHIVILTVTQIKTYWFWGIYNFIFYLSLFYIAIYHPDLIANNYPSPYLQFIDHSITYFACILGIIAIITALKWNYQNQKLESEQKGAALKKVVSELSSANEQKNKIIALISHDLKNPLLSITKILEMINEGELEKEETEAVLKELYIIASNAQKMSEEILEWATLELKNASPKFRSVNLKEHCNSMLLIYKGMARQKNITLETQFDGDATIFTDFDRLMLIVRNLLQNAIKFTSEGGEILFSYHTTEEEFIITIADTGKGISKEHLHRLFNMKFESTSGTSMEKGTGVGLYISNENAKKIGGSLKVESELGRGSVFTLTLPRTHSLPKTNRPKTK; encoded by the coding sequence ATGGAAACTAAGATTTTCAATTCCGCAGCGCTAATCATCGTGATCTACCTCAAGGCAATGATTGTATTCAACTTGATCCTTGGGCATTACCTGCTGAGCCTTATTCTTTTGGTGACTTCTGCAATAGTGCTGGCTTTTTACCTTATGGGTAAGTCCAGACAAAATTTCAGCTGGGGGATCAACCTGCTCTCTTTGCTAGGCTATCCTATCCTTGCCATTAACTTTTTTAACAATGCAGGTATCGAAGGGCCTACCTTTTATATTTTCTTAATGATCCACATTGTAATTCTTACGGTGACGCAAATCAAAACCTATTGGTTTTGGGGCATTTACAACTTCATTTTCTATCTTAGCCTTTTCTATATTGCTATCTATCACCCTGATCTGATTGCCAATAACTACCCTTCCCCATACCTGCAGTTCATTGACCATTCCATCACTTATTTTGCCTGCATCCTTGGCATCATTGCGATCATCACCGCCCTTAAATGGAACTACCAAAATCAAAAACTCGAAAGTGAGCAAAAAGGCGCGGCGCTCAAAAAGGTGGTCAGTGAATTGTCCAGTGCCAATGAACAAAAAAACAAGATCATTGCCCTGATCTCCCATGATCTAAAAAACCCCTTGCTCTCCATCACCAAAATCCTGGAGATGATTAATGAAGGGGAATTGGAAAAAGAAGAAACAGAGGCAGTACTGAAAGAGCTTTACATCATCGCTAGCAATGCCCAAAAAATGTCAGAAGAAATACTGGAATGGGCTACTCTGGAATTAAAAAATGCTTCCCCTAAATTCCGAAGTGTGAATTTAAAAGAGCATTGTAATTCAATGCTCTTGATCTATAAAGGCATGGCTCGCCAAAAAAACATTACACTCGAAACCCAATTCGATGGCGATGCGACGATTTTCACGGACTTTGATAGGCTGATGCTTATCGTCAGAAACCTCCTTCAAAACGCTATTAAGTTCACTTCTGAGGGAGGTGAGATTCTTTTTTCCTACCATACCACTGAAGAGGAATTTATCATCACCATCGCAGACACAGGGAAAGGCATCTCCAAAGAACACCTTCATAGACTTTTTAACATGAAGTTTGAATCCACAAGCGGCACATCAATGGAGAAAGGGACGGGGGTTGGCTTATATATTAGTAACGAAAACGCCAAAAAGATCGGTGGTTCACTTAAAGTGGAAAGCGAGCTAGGGAGAGGCAGTGTTTTCACCTTAACACTCCCCAGAACACACTCTCTACCAAAAACCAATCGTCCTAAAACGAAATAG
- a CDS encoding 4-hydroxy-3-methylbut-2-enyl diphosphate reductase → MQVTIDKNSGYCFGVEFAIKMAEDEMEDGGHLYCLGDIVHNDMEVKRLSDKGLVVINRDELKELKDCKVLIRAHGEPPETYKLAIENNIELIDASCPVVLKLQHRVKTAFDKIEKKEGQIVIYGKKGHAEVIGLTGQTLEKAIVVMADEDLEKIDFSKPVTLFSQTTKSTKGFYALKAKIEEKMAAANQSLEEIDFTANDSICRQVSNREPQLTRFASENDVIVFVAGKKSSNGRALYQVCKAQNPRSYFVENEGEIDPEWFASGDKVGICGATSTPMWLMEQVMAYINSLDQPVAQV, encoded by the coding sequence ATGCAGGTAACGATAGACAAAAACTCGGGCTATTGCTTTGGGGTGGAGTTTGCCATCAAGATGGCAGAGGATGAGATGGAGGATGGTGGTCATCTGTACTGCCTAGGGGATATTGTCCATAATGACATGGAGGTAAAACGGCTGAGTGATAAGGGACTGGTGGTGATCAATCGCGATGAACTCAAGGAGCTGAAAGACTGTAAAGTCCTGATCAGGGCGCACGGTGAGCCCCCCGAAACCTACAAATTGGCCATCGAAAATAATATTGAACTGATCGATGCTTCATGCCCTGTCGTACTGAAACTCCAACATCGGGTGAAGACGGCATTTGATAAAATAGAGAAAAAGGAAGGCCAGATTGTCATTTATGGCAAAAAAGGCCATGCCGAGGTCATCGGGCTTACCGGCCAAACCCTGGAGAAGGCCATTGTGGTGATGGCGGATGAAGATTTGGAAAAGATCGATTTCAGCAAGCCAGTGACCCTGTTTAGCCAGACCACTAAAAGCACAAAGGGCTTTTATGCCCTGAAGGCCAAGATCGAAGAAAAAATGGCGGCCGCGAACCAATCCCTGGAGGAAATTGACTTTACCGCCAATGATTCCATTTGCCGTCAGGTGTCCAACCGGGAACCGCAATTGACACGGTTTGCCAGTGAAAATGATGTAATTGTTTTCGTGGCAGGCAAAAAAAGTTCCAATGGCAGGGCTTTATACCAAGTTTGTAAGGCCCAAAACCCAAGGAGTTATTTTGTGGAAAATGAGGGAGAAATAGATCCAGAATGGTTTGCCAGCGGTGATAAAGTGGGGATTTGTGGTGCTACATCCACGCCCATGTGGCTTATGGAGCAAGTGATGGCTTACATCAACTCACTGGACCAGCCCGTAGCACAGGTCTGA
- a CDS encoding YpdA family putative bacillithiol disulfide reductase — MKKIDVLIVGAGPIGLACGIEAEKNKLDYVILEKGTLVNSIYNYPVNMTFFSTSEKLEMGGIPFMSVNKQPTRPEALEYYRRIVKHFNLNIQLYEGVKSVERQSDGRFLVYSVKGVYLTDKIVLSTGFYDIPNKLNVPGEELQKVTHYYKEPWPYIGQKVIVVGGGNSGVDVALETWRKGAEVTMVLKEPTVDQNVKYWVLPDIENRIKEGSIGAYFSSSIKEIREHEVVIDTPEGEKTIANDFVLAMTGYRPNFELLDQLGVALTLDEKRRPCFDGNQESNIPGLYLAGVVCGGLNTREFFIENTIVHAKAIFTDIMKKRKQLVK; from the coding sequence ATGAAAAAGATTGATGTTTTGATAGTCGGGGCAGGTCCTATTGGGCTTGCCTGTGGGATAGAAGCTGAGAAAAACAAGCTAGATTACGTGATCCTTGAAAAGGGAACCCTGGTCAACTCCATCTATAACTATCCCGTAAACATGACCTTCTTTTCTACCTCCGAGAAGTTGGAAATGGGAGGTATTCCATTTATGTCGGTCAATAAGCAGCCCACTCGGCCTGAGGCGTTGGAATATTATCGGCGCATCGTAAAACACTTCAATTTGAATATCCAATTATATGAAGGCGTTAAGAGCGTAGAGCGACAATCAGACGGGAGGTTTTTAGTATACTCAGTAAAAGGAGTCTATCTTACCGATAAGATTGTCCTGTCAACGGGCTTTTATGATATCCCCAATAAACTGAATGTGCCGGGAGAGGAATTGCAGAAAGTGACCCATTATTATAAAGAACCTTGGCCATATATAGGCCAGAAGGTGATTGTGGTCGGAGGTGGCAACTCTGGTGTGGATGTGGCCCTGGAAACCTGGAGAAAAGGTGCGGAGGTAACGATGGTGCTAAAAGAGCCGACGGTGGACCAGAACGTGAAGTATTGGGTCTTGCCTGACATCGAAAACCGTATCAAGGAAGGCTCGATCGGTGCATACTTTAGCAGTTCCATTAAGGAAATACGCGAGCATGAAGTGGTGATCGATACACCAGAGGGGGAAAAGACCATAGCGAATGATTTTGTCCTCGCCATGACCGGATATCGTCCAAACTTCGAGCTACTGGACCAGCTTGGTGTGGCGCTAACGCTGGATGAAAAGCGAAGACCGTGCTTCGATGGCAATCAAGAATCCAACATCCCTGGGCTTTATTTGGCAGGAGTGGTGTGTGGAGGACTGAATACCCGGGAGTTCTTCATTGAGAATACCATCGTGCATGCCAAGGCTATTTTTACCGATATTATGAAGAAAAGAAAGCAATTGGTGAAGTAG